In Leclercia sp. LSNIH1, the genomic stretch ACCACCATCCCTGCCAGCGTCACCCACAGGGTGGTGAGAAAACCGGACAAGATCCACTGCAAGGGCTGGCCGGTCAGCACCCCTTCCCAGTCGAGGTTGGGCATCACACCCCTCCCGGATGCAGCGGGTTAAGCACCTTCTGCAGAAAACGCTGGGTGCGCGGATGGGCAGGATGCTGAAAGAACTGTTCCGGCGGAGCCACCTCCAGAATGTGCCCGCCATCGATGAACACCACCCGGTCAGCAATTTCCCGGGCAAACTGCATCTCATGGGTGACGACAATCATGGTGATCCCGCTGTGGGCGAGGGCTTTCATCACCAGCAGGACTTCGCCAATCATCTCCGGATCGAGGGCTGAGGTGGGCTCGTCAAAGAGGATGATCTGCGGCGAGGAGGCAAGGGCCCGGGCGATCGCCACCCGCTGCTGCTGCCCACCGGATAAGGCTTCCGGATAGTAATCGGCTTTATCCGCCATCCCCACCTGCGCCAGCAATCTATCGGCGCGGGTGTCGGCCTCTGCCGAATGCCAGCCATGAACGTGCCTCAGCGCCAGGGCGATGTTTTGTCGGGCCGTCAGATGGCTGTAGAGATTAAACTGCTGGAAGACAAAACCGACCCGGCTGCGCAGCTGGCGCAACGCCTGGCGGGGGAGCTGGCGCGTAGATTTCCCGTCAATCAGGATGTCGCCGGAGGTGAGAGCTTCCAGCTGGTTGATCAGGCGAATCAGCGTCGATTTACCGGAACCCGACGGGCCGAGAATAGCGACCACCTCACCGGGCGTCACGCTGAGGTTGATGCCTTTCAGCACCGGGCGGTCGCCGTAACGTTTCACCACCTCGCAAAAGGTGACGCTGGCCTGTTGCAGATGTGAAAAATCCGCGGCACGGGCCGCGGAGCGAGAGAATAAACCTGACAGCATATTACTGGGCTTCTATTTTAAAGGCGCGAGGCTGCGGGGAGGGCGTCTGTGGACCAAACCAGGCATCGTAGATTTTTGCCGCGTCGCCTGTATTCTCCAGCTTCACCAGCTCATCGTTCACCACCTTTAACAGCGCGGTTTCGCCTTTTTTCACCCCGACGCCAATCTCTTCTTTACTTAGCAGATCCGGGAGGATCTTAAAGTTGGCTTTATCCGGCGCCTGGGCCAGCAGACCCGCCAGAATGGTGCTGTCCTGGGTGATCGCCTGCACGTTGCCGTTGCGCAACGCCGTCAGCGCCAGCGGAATATCGTCATAAGAGAGCACGCGGGACTGCGGGAAACGCTGATGCAGCGCCTGCTCCCCGGTGGTGCCTTTTACCGCCCCGATACGCGCCTTGCTGTAGGCCTCCAGTTTATCCGCGCCCTTGGCCGGAACCAGGAACTGCTGCCCGGTCACGAAATAGGGGGTCGAAAAGTCGATCACCTGCGCCCGTTCCGGGGTGATGGTGATATCCGCCACAATCAGATCCGCTTTCCCGGACTGTAGCAGCGGGATGCGGTTTGCCGGGTTAGTGGCGACCAGCTCCAGTTTTACCCCGAGTGATTTTGCCAGCGCTTTGGCGAAGTCGACGTCATAGCCGACGATCTCATGGCTTTTTGCATCCACCGATCCAAACGGCGGATTGGCATCAAACGTTGCGACTTTCACCACACCCGCCGCCTTAATATCCGCCAGCTGGTCTGCCTGCGCCTGGGTGGAAACCATCCCGACAGCGGCCAGTAAAGCCAGTGCCAGCGTCCGTTTTGTGTGTATTGCCATAGGTTCCTCTGCTTCTGTTTTTATTTTGTCCTCATACGCTCCCATACCCGGCGCAGGTAGCCAAATGCCAATATTGTCTTTGCTTAACGAAAAAAATCATTAGTGAACAGCGCGTTACCCAGCGGTTAAAGCAGCGTTGCTTTTGCGCCTGGCGCAAATCCTCTGCCGGAATCGGCATTTCCATCGCCGACGGATTGCTGTTGTACTGCTTTCAGGTTGAGCACATGAGGAACAGGGCAATGGACAAACTGATGAGTACGTTACGGCGGTTTTTTACCGCACGATCGGAAGAGAACAGCGCGCAGCGTATTATTGAATCCATTCTGCCTGTCGCCAGCCTCTACGGTGTGGATATCGCCAATATTGACCCGGAGTGGTTCCATGACCAAACGCCACGCTGAACACCGTCTGGTGCGGGAAACATACTGGAATGAGGTGTGCATTCTTCACCGCACCCTCTGCCATTCTGGACGCTAACATCCAA encodes the following:
- a CDS encoding amino acid ABC transporter ATP-binding protein, with the translated sequence MLSGLFSRSAARAADFSHLQQASVTFCEVVKRYGDRPVLKGINLSVTPGEVVAILGPSGSGKSTLIRLINQLEALTSGDILIDGKSTRQLPRQALRQLRSRVGFVFQQFNLYSHLTARQNIALALRHVHGWHSAEADTRADRLLAQVGMADKADYYPEALSGGQQQRVAIARALASSPQIILFDEPTSALDPEMIGEVLLVMKALAHSGITMIVVTHEMQFAREIADRVVFIDGGHILEVAPPEQFFQHPAHPRTQRFLQKVLNPLHPGGV
- a CDS encoding ABC transporter substrate-binding protein, producing MAIHTKRTLALALLAAVGMVSTQAQADQLADIKAAGVVKVATFDANPPFGSVDAKSHEIVGYDVDFAKALAKSLGVKLELVATNPANRIPLLQSGKADLIVADITITPERAQVIDFSTPYFVTGQQFLVPAKGADKLEAYSKARIGAVKGTTGEQALHQRFPQSRVLSYDDIPLALTALRNGNVQAITQDSTILAGLLAQAPDKANFKILPDLLSKEEIGVGVKKGETALLKVVNDELVKLENTGDAAKIYDAWFGPQTPSPQPRAFKIEAQ